From a region of the Alnus glutinosa chromosome 1, dhAlnGlut1.1, whole genome shotgun sequence genome:
- the LOC133876845 gene encoding uncharacterized protein LOC133876845, whose amino-acid sequence MGHVGTDQNSPHKIAVKCCEDLKNYSRHIGKLIEKQSSQEIENNRLRLKTSIDSVRWLAFQAYAFRGHDESSDSKNQGNFIELIKFLATFNDKVDGVVLTNAPRNAKYRSPQIQKEILYIFATKVRDVIHKEIGDAKFCILVDEARDESKREQMAIILRFVDKDSFIQERFFHIVHVKDTTALTLKKKICDVLSCNDLKIQNIRGQGYDGGSNMRGEWNGLQALFLRECPYAYYVHCFAHKLQLALVAASREAKSVHQFFENLNFIINIVVGSSKRNDELQSAQVAEIESMIASNEIETGRGANQIVLDTISKEGTNYSQRGDAEAAYMNLRKEKWEHFLDTVKSFCEKNEIDVPDMNARYTRARSRSCCQNEESFMTMEHHFRIDVFIAAIDFQLQELDNRFSEHAVELLRLNAALSPQDAYKSFKIDDICSLVEKFYPQDFTEQEKII is encoded by the exons ATGGGGCATGTGGGGACAGATCAAAATTCACCACATAAAATTGCTGTGAAATGTTGTGAAGATCTGAAGAATTATTCAAGGCATATTGGTAAGTTGATTGAAAAACAGTCATCACAAGAAATAGAGAATAATCGATTGCGGCTCAAAACCTCAATAGATAGTGTTCGATGGCTAGCATTTCAAGCATATGCATTCAGAGGTCATGATGAAAGCTCCGACTCAAAAAATCAAGGTAACTTCATTGAATTGATAAAGTTTTTAGCAACTTTTAATGATAAAGTTGATGGAGTTGTGTTGACAAATGCTCCACGGAATGCCAAATATAGATCAccccaaattcaaaaagaaattttgtatATCTTTGCAACTAAAGTACGAGATGTGATTCACAAAGAAATTGGGGATGCTAAATTTTGCATTCTTGTTGATGAAGCTCGGGATGAGTCAAAAAGGGAGCAAATGGCaatcattttgagatttgttgataAAGATAGTTTTATTCAAGAGAGATTCTTTCATATTGTCCATGTCAAAGATACTActgcattaactttaaaaaagaagatatgtgATGTCCTTTCTTGTAACGacctcaaaattcaaaatattcgaGGTCAGGGATATGATGGAGGTAGTAATATGCGTGGAGAATGGAATGGGCTACAAGCTTTATTTCTTAGAGAATGTCCATATGCATATTATGTGCATTGCTTTGCTCATAAGCTACAATTAGCTTTGGTTGCAGCATCTAGAGAAGCAAAATCTGTTCATCAATTctttgagaatttgaattttattatcaaCATTGTTGTTGGTTCTTCAAAACGCAATGATGAATTGCAATCTGCTCAAGTTGCTGAGATTGAAAGTATGATTGCTTCTAATGAAATTGAAACTGGAAGGGGGGCCAACCAAATTG TTCTCGACACTATCTCAAAGGAGGGAACCAACTATTCTCAGCGCGGTGATGCTGAAGCGGCTTATATG aATTTGAGAAAGGAAAAGTGGGAGCATTTCCTTGATACTGTTaaatcattttgtgaaaaaaatgaaattgatgttCCTGATATGAATGCTCGTTACACTAGAGCTCGAAGTAGATCATGTTGCCAAAATGAAGAATCTTTCATGACAATGGAGCATCATTTTAGAATTGATGTATTTATTGCTGCAATAGACTTCCAATTGCAAGAACTGGATAATAGATTTAGTGAGCATGCAGTGGAACTTCTTCGTCTTAATGCCGCTTTAAGCCCTCAAGATGCATACAAATCATTTAAGATCGATGATATATGCAGCTTAGTTGAGAAGTTCTATCCTCAAGATTTTACCgagcaagagaaaatcatttga